TCCTCTTGGATCAGCACATCCTTGTCGAGCAGAACCTCAACTAAACCATCGCTATTCGTAAAATAATCCTCTACCTCGTTTATAGGGATCAGTGTCAGATCTAATTTGTTTCCATCCTCAAAAAGAATGATATATGAAAACCAGTTACCTAGTTCTGATGGAAAAAGTTCCATATCCTCGGGTTTTTGCATCATAAGCCTATCCCCAAACACGTGGAGCCATTGATCACTTTCCTTGAAAGAATCCATATCTGTTACAAAGTAAGAAATATCATAATCTTGAAATGAATCAGGAGGAATATTGAAGTTTGTACGTGATCCTTCCATCGTGACCAATCGTATTCTTTTATCGTTCATAGCAAACTTTATAAGGATATTCATCATTTCTGGTTCACTTCTCAATACATCCGTCCTCCGTTCCTATTTTAATTGAGACCTATGCTTCTTATTCACCGTTGCGGTTCATACTCCTTGCTGTCTAGGTTAATAGAGCCACAGGTTGTGACCCCTATGCATTTACCTACCCCAGTCTTCGATCCGCACCCTTTTGCAAGCTTGCCAGATTCAGAACGCCTTGGTCTGCCAGCGCTAGCGCCATTTTGTAAAAAGCACGTGTGCGAAGCTTCGTATACGTATCTTTGCTGACTGGCGGGTCCAGCACATAATTGTAAACCTTGTAATCGAACACATCATCATCCTTTAAATAACGTTCACAGATCAGCAACTGTTCACGTTCATTCAAGCGGCTCACTACGGCATCCACCATTTGGCAATAGGCCAAGCGGGCGGCAGGAGCATCTACATTATATACAGCAGTCCGGGCCGTTGGGTCGCTTGTCACATTCGTGGGTCCGTTCGGGCGATCCGTATAGCCAGCAGTAATAAAGCTTTCCCGATCCATAAAGGTTATAGTTTTATAAATCCGGTATTTCTCAAATACACCCTCCAATGCATTCTGCGTTTTGCGACGGTCTAATTCGGGTAAGTTATTTCTCATGAAAAGCAACACTCCTTATATTATGCCTTTTGACAATGATGTATTTTCAAATAAAAACGCGTTTGTTTACATTGTGTTCCTCTTTTGTTCGTATCTTGAGTATAACATAACATTATTTAGGATAGGTATCCATCGTGAAAAAAAGCAATTTAACCCCAAAAACAGGATATTCGCTTTACTTTTCTATGCCTTTTGGCATATTACGTGCTTTTACTATTTGCCTAATGGTATAATAAAGCTAATTCTATGATTCTATTGCAGAAAGGAGCTCCATTGTGGAACAGCCAGCATTCGGAACTTACCTAAAACAGCAGCGTGAGCACAAGCAATTGAGCATCAACCAATTAGCAGATGCTGCAGGTATTAGTAATTCACAAATTTCCCGCATCGAAAATGGGCTGCGCGGAGTGCCCAAACCCTCCACCCTCCGCAAAATAGCGGACGCGCTCAGCGTATCTTATACCGAAATGATGAAGGCCGCCGGATATTGGGCGGACGATGATTCAATAGAGCAAAACCCACACGAACTTTATCGTTCTACTGTACCAGAATGGGCAAACTCCAAAGACCGCCGGGATTTTAAAAAAATGCTGGAGGAAGACGACGAATTAATGTTTGATGGCATTCCGCTGGATGAAAAAGACCGGCAACGAATCAAGGACGTACTGACAGGTCTGTTCTGGGAAGCCAAGCAAATGAACAAACATAAAAAGCCCGCAGATCCCGGTGCGAGCAAAGATCAGGGATAGTAGGTGATCGTATGAAGGAACTCATTCACCAACTTGTCCGAAAATACCGCACTAATTGCCCCTTCGATATTGCGAAAGCCCTAGGCATCCATATCCGATACTGCGATCTGGGTTCCACAACCAAAGGGTTGTATTATCACAAGCTGCGCAGAAGATTCATCGTCATTCACAATGGCCTTACACCAGAATGGGAACGGTTCGTCTGTGCGCATGAATTGGGACATGACCGACTGCATAAAGGTATTAGTCGCTTTTTTATGGAGGAGCATTCCTACTTTTCTTCAGGAAAATTTGAACAGCAGGCTAATCGCTTTGCCGTGCTTTTGCTGAGTGCAGGCAATCCGCCGCTGGCTGACGAAACATTGGATCACTATTTACCCCGGATCGGGCTGCCCAAAGAGACTGCCCTTTTTTTTGATCACAAAACAGAACAATAGTTCCTATTCTATGAGTTGCTGTCTATTACTGCCTCTACAATATAGGTAACTAGACGGTGGGTTTAACAACCGATATCTCAAAAAAATGTAGTGCTTTGATATAAAATAAGAGTTATTTTTACAATCATCTGATAAAATGTGGACGTAAGCGGTTTCTCTAATTCATTCATTTTATGGGAGGTTGAAGGAACAACATGAACTCATGGAAAAAACTCTCGTCGATCTTGACGACCGCCGCGCTTCTGTTCGGATGTCTCGGCACAGCAGCAGCGGACCCAGCTACTAATGCGGGAACAGCGGGAACGGGGACAACAACGACTCCAGTCAGCGGTAAACACATCACCATCCTACATACGAATGATACCCATGCTCACGTGGTCGCTAACGACAAGGAAATGGGGTTCGCCAAGCTGGCGGGAATCATCGACCAATATCGCGCCGCTAACCCTAATACATTGCTGCTGGATGACGGGGATACCGTTCATGGAACGACCTTCGCTACTTTGGTCAATGGTGAGAGTATCGTAAAAGTAATCAACAAGCTGCGCTATGATGCAATGGTTCCGGGTAACCATGAGTTTAATTACGGCTGGAAGCATCTGGTTGAGCTGAGTAAAGAGATTCAGTTCCCTGTACTGAGCGCCAACATTAAGCAAACCGACGGAACACGCTTGTTCCAACCGTGTACTATTAAAGAAGTCGATGGCGTTAAAATCGGTATTATCGGCCTAACTACGCCTGAAACAGCATATAAAACCAATCCTAAAAATGTGGAGGGCATTCAATTCACCGACCCTGCGGCTGAAGCCAAAGCGGCAGTAGACGAAATCCGCAGCAAAGTAGATGTCGTCGTTGCTCTGGGTCACCTAGGACAAGATGCATCCAGCAAAGACACCAGCCTCAAGGTTGTGAAGGAAGTGCCTGGCATTGATATTTTCATCGATGGACACAGCCATACCGTGTTGGAAAAAGGCCTGGTCGGTGACAATGGCACGTTAATCGCTAGTGCAGGTGAATACACCAAGTATCTAGGTGTGGTGGATCTGTGGGTCGATGGCGGCAAGGTTATCCAAAAGCAAGCGAAGCTGATCGATTCGACTCAAGCTGCTGACGTGCAGCCCAACGCTGACATTGCTGCACTAATCGCCTCCATTCAGAAGGAGCAAGAACCCATTCTTAAAGAGGTTGTAGCACAAACCAGTGTAGATCTGGAAGGCGCGCGCGAAAAGGTACGTGCGGGTGAAACTAATCTCGGCGATCTGCTTACTGATGCTATGCGTGACGTTTCGGGAGCAGACGTGGCTTTAACGAACGGTGGCGGCATCCGTGCTTCCATCAAAGCAGGAACGGTTACCAAGGGAGACATCATCACCGTACTGCCTTTCGGCAACCAAATCGTTACCCTGAAAGTGAAAGGCTCTGACCTTCAGGCCGCACTGGAAAATGGCGCAGCCTCCTACCCGGAACCAAGCGGGGGCTTCCCTCAGGTGTCCGGTATCTCGTTCAAAATAGACACCTCAGCAGCCAAAGGCAACCGTGTTCACTCCATCCTGATTGCTGGAAAAGCCCTTGATCCTGAGGCAACATACACACTGGCTACCAATGATTTTACTGCCGTAGGTGGTGACCAATATACGATGTTCGCTAAATATCCACAGGCAGGTATGTTCGGATCGCTGGATGAAGCGTTAATCCGCTATATACAAAAGGCCGGGTCTACTAGCCTGCAAGTACAAGCGGCCGGCCGTATTCAGGAAGCCAAGGCAGACGGAAAAACTTCTGTCCCTGCCACACAAGCTGTACCGTCTGCTCCAGCCACGACGCCAGTACCTCTGCAGGAGATACCGCAATCCGATTCCACATCGGCTGCGAAACCAGCACCTGTGAAATCGACACCTGCCAAGTCTCAAACTAGCAAGCCACAGCAGGCTTCGGCTACTGCACAAGCTGCAAATAGCCACGTATATGTTGTAAAATCTGGGGATACACTGTATGACATTTCCCGCAAACACGGTACTACCTGGCAACAGCTTCAGCAGTTGAATAAGTTGAAGAATCCTCACCGCATTTATCCGGGTCAAAAGTTGGACCTCCCGGCCTAATTCAATAGCTAGCATAAACAGCATTCGGAATCCAAGTGGTTTCGGATGCTGCTATATGTCAGGATTTTTTAGATATGCGATAGTCCAAGCTCATTTGGACATCGCATATTTTTTTTGAAAGCAAGCCTTTTAACCGCTGACAAGTTGTGAACCGAGAGGTATGATGGAGAAGAGTTATTCGGGCAGAGAACATTTGTCCCGGTATCCATCGGGATCAGTTATGTGTGTGGAAGGAGTCCATTATATGCAATACATTATTTATGATCTTGAATTTACCGTTAGCCGTAACGCCAGATATTCCTCCGAAATTATTGATATCGGTGCCGTCAAAGTTATTCAGGGAGACGATGGCCTATTCGTTGCGGATACATTTCACAGTTTTGTGAGACCATCGAATCGACCTGTGATCTCTACAGATACCGTTCAATTCACGGGTATTACTCAACGAGACATTGATGCCGCTCCACTCTTTCCTGAAGCTGTGAAGCAATTTATTGCCTGGCTCGGTACAGATTCGCCCTATTATTTATGCGCATGGGGACCGGATGACCGTCAGAAGCTGGTATCCCATTGTCGTACCCATCATGTAGATCTCGGTTGGATTCATAATACAAATGATATACAGAAGCAAATTTCCCGTCTGTTTAGTTCCAATGGAAAGTATCGTCAGTTGAGCCTGTCTCAGGCGTTGGAATTGTGCAACATTGACTTTGACGGTCAACAGCATCGGGCACTGGATGATGCCGTGAACACCGCTCAGGTTTTCATGTACCATTTTGATCGTCTTACATTAGTTCATAATGCTGCCGACGATGAGGAAAGTCGCGGCTCGAAGCTCGTCTACTCCTCACCAGAAGAAGAACAGGAGCAGTACAGTCCCTTCGGCAATCTCGCCAACCTGTTTAAGGACCGTTAAGCAGATAGCTCCCCGGCCCGTTCCGGGGGATCTTCCCCCTGTTATTCTTGATTTCCTGCCTTTTTATCGAAGTAAAACGCCCCCCAGGTTCGCAGCATTTCTTGCATACGTTTGCGGTACCGTAAAGGTTCCAGAATCTCGGCCTCAGCTCCATAGGATGTGAGCCAATCCAGAAATTCACGGTCATGATTGACCGTCACCTCAAACAACAAACTTCCATCTGGCAAATCCTTGAGAAGAGGCTTGATGAACAGCTCCTCTTCTTTGACCCGATATACAGAATCGGCAGAGAAACGTACGACAAACCGAATATTTTGATTTCCTTTGGTCACCGACCAGGTGCCTTTAAAAAACATTTCCATTTCAGATGTATTTTTTTGAAACGTATACGGCAAAATCCTCATATTCCGAAAACGGCTGATCCGAAAGGTTCTCATGGCGGATTGCTTATGACAAAAACCAAGCATATAGAATCGCCGATCTTGAGGAACCAAACAATAAGGATCTACTTGCACCAATGATACATCTTCATTTTGAGGCGAGCTGTATTCCGCTTCAATTGTCTGCTGCGTAAGACTCGCCAAAACAATCAGCCTGAGCAGATAGGGCTGGTTTTCCCGATCAAGTGTCGAGCCGAGCCGGATGATATTTTTCATTTCCTGCGCGAAGCTCGTCTGGTCCATCTTTTTTTTCTGACTAGAGGCCATCACTTTCTCATAAGCACTTTCAAAAGCTGGCGGTAGAAGAGGCTTTATCGTTTCCATCATCTCTCCCAGCTTGGTAAAAGCCTCTGCCTCTTCTTCTGTCCAATTCAGAGGATACAAAGCAAAATTGCTAATAAAAATGTACCCCTTGCCATGCCCCATATTCGTAATCGGAATATGCATAGCGCTTAGCGCCTCCATATCTCGGTATATGGTACGTTCTGATGTTTCACAACGTTCGGCAAGCTCTCTTGCCAATATTCCTGGATTTGCCTGAACAATAGTAATAATCCGCATTAAACGTATCAACCGATCAGTCAAGGAAGTCTCTCCTTTACAAAAAGATAGTAAATTAGACTCACTAATTTGCACAAATAAACTAGCACAATTACCTATCTCAACCTATTATTCTTCGTAAAACGAACATCTCCTAACGATATTTCCTTATTAAAAAAGACCTTAGAACTATACGCAGTAAACGATACAAAAGACCCACTCCATTTATTGCGTATGGATAGAAGTAACTCGGCTTCCTCAAGATAATCCATGTCTTCGCTTCTAGCTGCACATATAAGCAATTCATCTGCTTGTCTCGTAAGGATGAACGCCCCTCGCTCAGGCTCCCCTTTCTCATACATACGTAATGCCTTTTTTACAATTGGGGACGTCTCATTCAGCTTTATGTATTTTTCCACCTTCGGGTTGGATGGAATGCTCAGCAGACCAAGATGATGCGTGTAATGGATATAAAGCTGGTCTGTGCGGATCAGCGTTCGCTTTTCCTGCGATGGCTTGCGCCAGCTCCACTCGATCATTCCAATCGTATGTCTTCCGGACGCGTGAGCCGGTATAGAAAACGTTAAAATAGCTTGTCTATATTTTCCCCGTCGCACATCACCACAGTGAACCAGCATGCAATCTCCGTTTTCTGATTGTTTAAACCCGAGCCTCACCCCTTCAGCTTTTAATAGATTTACCCCGTTTTCTGGAATGAACTGAAGTTGAAGGTCACATCCCGCTGCCTTCGGTATTAGATTCCCTTTTCTTTTACGTATAGCCCCATAGCCCCATTCTATCAGTAGATTTGCTTGTTTGGACCCATTCGCCGATATAGACTCTTTGTCCCATGTGTACGTTACATTGAGCATTGACTTCACCACTGGTAAATTCCCCCTAAAAGAACATGTAACTCTAAATTAACAGTGTTATCTGACACTATATTGTCAGGGAACATATGTTTGATTGTGAAAATTATACATGGTAATCTTTATGAAAGGGGACCTAATTCGGCAAATAACATTTTCATCCATTCTAATTACATAAATACGCAAAAATAGCCCGGCTTTTGCCGGGCTACACGATAGTCTGCTTCTATATTTAAAATTATGAAATCGTAGTTTCTGTTAAAGATACTTTCGTATTTGTGCAAATATCGGATATTGGAGCAAATGTAGTGCTATCCACGATAAGCTCCTTCGATAATGGCTTGCCATTTACAGTGATTTTTAAAATTGTATAGTTTTGTTCTCTCTCATTCATCTTTCAAGATCTCCTTCTATATCTATTTTAATATTTCTAGTTCATATATTTTGTTCAAGCCCTGATCAGGTGCGGATGGTTCTTAACTCGTTTGTTGGGAAAAATGCCGGAATGTTGCCGCTTCCTTGATATACCCGTTTTAGGTTACACTTAAACTAATAATCGAGTTTTTTTGATAATCTTTTCCCGTATTTGTCGTCTATATATTCTAAATGCTGCATCCAAATCATTATATTGTACGTAACCATGTGATATGGGTAATGATCTGTAACATCTAACATCTTGGTTTCTCAAAAGGGGGAACATCACTTGGCACGAGCAACTTATCGCTTTGCTTTGTACCGCCGCATTGTCTGCGCTGCTATAGCGCTTTTGTTTATTTTTGGAGTAACCCGTGTACCCGAAGCTCATGCTGCTTATTGGGATGATGTATATCAAGGCTTTGAGCAGTTTTCACGTTTGCCAGGCGATGTATATCAGCTCAAGGAAAGCTACCGCCAAACACAGGAAGACCTGGAAAAGGCCCGTACCAGCATCGAGACCTACCAGAAGCAAAACGCCCAACTGCTGGAGCAAAATCGCAAGCTGAACGACACCGTTACAGAACTGAAAAATCTCCAAACCCAGCGCGATCAGACTTCACACCGAAATAAAATGCTCATCATCACGGCTATCATTCTGCTGGCCGGTTATTTTATAGGTATCCGACTGTTACGTTACGGGATGCGTCGACGCTCGGGAAGATACTAACTGCCTGAAAGGATGAAGGGTCTGAATGGACATACAAGCAGGACAACACCATGATGAAAGTGTCGGTTCGGTCGTAACGCTCGACCTGGCTGAAGGGGAAAAGCTGCACGTTCTGCATCCGCAGCAAATCATCGCCTATCGCGGACCCAGCTCAGGTCGCAGTGATAAGCTGATGAATATTAAAGGCATGTATCGCAAGCACAAACTGATTCAGGCCGATTTCACAGGCGCTTGCCGGCTAATTGCCGCACTTCCTCCTGGCTTTAGTCTGAAGATGATCAAGCTGGAAGGAAGCGACGATTTGCTATACGATTTCCGCAACCTGTTCTGGTACAGCGCCGGCATCCAAATGCGTACCAAGCTGCTAAGCATGAAAAACATGTTGTTTAGCCGTGATGTCATTAAAATGAAATTTGACGGTATCGGCCACATTGGCATTTTGACGCAGGGATTGGTATGTCAAGAACAGCTTCATCCGTCGGAGCCGATCTACGTCGATGCGAGCAGCGTCATTGCCTATCCCGAAAACGCCAAGCTGGAGTTAACCG
This window of the Paenibacillus polymyxa genome carries:
- a CDS encoding ArpU family phage packaging/lysis transcriptional regulator; translation: MRNNLPELDRRKTQNALEGVFEKYRIYKTITFMDRESFITAGYTDRPNGPTNVTSDPTARTAVYNVDAPAARLAYCQMVDAVVSRLNEREQLLICERYLKDDDVFDYKVYNYVLDPPVSKDTYTKLRTRAFYKMALALADQGVLNLASLQKGADRRLG
- a CDS encoding 3'-5' exonuclease, which codes for MQYIIYDLEFTVSRNARYSSEIIDIGAVKVIQGDDGLFVADTFHSFVRPSNRPVISTDTVQFTGITQRDIDAAPLFPEAVKQFIAWLGTDSPYYLCAWGPDDRQKLVSHCRTHHVDLGWIHNTNDIQKQISRLFSSNGKYRQLSLSQALELCNIDFDGQQHRALDDAVNTAQVFMYHFDRLTLVHNAADDEESRGSKLVYSSPEEEQEQYSPFGNLANLFKDR
- a CDS encoding helix-turn-helix domain-containing protein; amino-acid sequence: MEQPAFGTYLKQQREHKQLSINQLADAAGISNSQISRIENGLRGVPKPSTLRKIADALSVSYTEMMKAAGYWADDDSIEQNPHELYRSTVPEWANSKDRRDFKKMLEEDDELMFDGIPLDEKDRQRIKDVLTGLFWEAKQMNKHKKPADPGASKDQG
- a CDS encoding 5'-nucleotidase C-terminal domain-containing protein translates to MNSWKKLSSILTTAALLFGCLGTAAADPATNAGTAGTGTTTTPVSGKHITILHTNDTHAHVVANDKEMGFAKLAGIIDQYRAANPNTLLLDDGDTVHGTTFATLVNGESIVKVINKLRYDAMVPGNHEFNYGWKHLVELSKEIQFPVLSANIKQTDGTRLFQPCTIKEVDGVKIGIIGLTTPETAYKTNPKNVEGIQFTDPAAEAKAAVDEIRSKVDVVVALGHLGQDASSKDTSLKVVKEVPGIDIFIDGHSHTVLEKGLVGDNGTLIASAGEYTKYLGVVDLWVDGGKVIQKQAKLIDSTQAADVQPNADIAALIASIQKEQEPILKEVVAQTSVDLEGAREKVRAGETNLGDLLTDAMRDVSGADVALTNGGGIRASIKAGTVTKGDIITVLPFGNQIVTLKVKGSDLQAALENGAASYPEPSGGFPQVSGISFKIDTSAAKGNRVHSILIAGKALDPEATYTLATNDFTAVGGDQYTMFAKYPQAGMFGSLDEALIRYIQKAGSTSLQVQAAGRIQEAKADGKTSVPATQAVPSAPATTPVPLQEIPQSDSTSAAKPAPVKSTPAKSQTSKPQQASATAQAANSHVYVVKSGDTLYDISRKHGTTWQQLQQLNKLKNPHRIYPGQKLDLPA
- a CDS encoding ImmA/IrrE family metallo-endopeptidase, producing MKELIHQLVRKYRTNCPFDIAKALGIHIRYCDLGSTTKGLYYHKLRRRFIVIHNGLTPEWERFVCAHELGHDRLHKGISRFFMEEHSYFSSGKFEQQANRFAVLLLSAGNPPLADETLDHYLPRIGLPKETALFFDHKTEQ
- a CDS encoding helix-turn-helix transcriptional regulator, with product MTDRLIRLMRIITIVQANPGILARELAERCETSERTIYRDMEALSAMHIPITNMGHGKGYIFISNFALYPLNWTEEEAEAFTKLGEMMETIKPLLPPAFESAYEKVMASSQKKKMDQTSFAQEMKNIIRLGSTLDRENQPYLLRLIVLASLTQQTIEAEYSSPQNEDVSLVQVDPYCLVPQDRRFYMLGFCHKQSAMRTFRISRFRNMRILPYTFQKNTSEMEMFFKGTWSVTKGNQNIRFVVRFSADSVYRVKEEELFIKPLLKDLPDGSLLFEVTVNHDREFLDWLTSYGAEAEILEPLRYRKRMQEMLRTWGAFYFDKKAGNQE
- a CDS encoding AIM24 family protein, whose product is MDIQAGQHHDESVGSVVTLDLAEGEKLHVLHPQQIIAYRGPSSGRSDKLMNIKGMYRKHKLIQADFTGACRLIAALPPGFSLKMIKLEGSDDLLYDFRNLFWYSAGIQMRTKLLSMKNMLFSRDVIKMKFDGIGHIGILTQGLVCQEQLHPSEPIYVDASSVIAYPENAKLELTVYGNHLASQHMNYHFKMTGHGTVLFHAGEHHRRLQQDMNDDGVIKRFLREVIPFGGVFIK